The Neosynechococcus sphagnicola sy1 region TGTGGTGATTCCAACGCTGAATGAGGTGCAGCGGTTGACCCCCTGTTTGCAGGGGTTAACGCGACAGGGCTATGAGGTACGGGAGATCACCGTTGTCGATAGCCGTTCTCAAGATGGCACCCCGGATCTGGTCAAGCGTTTCCAGCAACACGATCCACGGCTGCGGCTGTTGACCGATGACCCGCTACCGCCCGGATGGGTGGGTCGCCCCTGGGCGTTACACACGGGCGTTTTTAAACAGTTCCCCCCAGAGTCAGTGGATTTTAGGGATCGATGCCGATACCCAGCCTCAACCGGGGTTGGTGGCCAGCC contains the following coding sequences:
- a CDS encoding glycosyltransferase family 2 protein yields the protein MSEISALALGLLLFQLPAVAILLSRLLRGPLRHPSLQPQGASPEWLGTVSVVIPTLNEVQRLTPCLQGLTRQGYEVREITVVDSRSQDGTPDLVKRFQQHDPRLRLLTDDPLPPGWVGRPWALHTGVFKQFPPESVDFRDRCRYPASTGVGGQPSDHCTGGGIRFDFPLSTVYSQDPWRTLVTAGAAHHPG